Proteins encoded within one genomic window of Nonomuraea gerenzanensis:
- a CDS encoding NAD-dependent epimerase/dehydratase family protein — protein sequence MTVVFVTGGSGFVGGRLISRLLKDGHAVRGLARGDTSAARIEALGATPVRGHLGDVAALRTAMAGSELVFHAAARTTRGGDRDRFWADNVEGTANVLRAAREAGVRRLVHVGTEAALMDGRPLVGVDETAPLRPDSRAHYAASKAAAEQLVREAAEPETVVLRPRLVWGAGDTTVLPELVAMVRAGRFAWIEGGLHRTDTTHVDNAVEGLLLAASRGRPGQAYFVTDGRPTVFRDFVTELLGTRGLTVPERSLPLWAATALASAGEAVWRGLRLRGVPPLDLMSVWLAGMECTIDIGKAAAELGYRPVRTRAEGMAELRAQYR from the coding sequence ATGACAGTGGTGTTCGTCACTGGGGGATCGGGTTTCGTCGGCGGGCGGCTCATCTCGCGCCTGCTCAAGGACGGCCACGCGGTACGCGGCCTGGCGCGCGGCGACACCTCCGCGGCCAGGATCGAGGCACTGGGCGCCACCCCCGTGCGCGGGCACCTCGGGGACGTGGCCGCGCTGCGCACCGCGATGGCCGGCAGCGAGCTGGTCTTCCACGCCGCCGCCCGCACCACCCGGGGCGGCGACCGGGACCGGTTCTGGGCCGACAACGTCGAGGGCACGGCCAACGTCCTGCGGGCGGCCCGCGAGGCGGGCGTGCGGCGGCTCGTGCACGTCGGCACGGAGGCGGCGCTGATGGACGGCCGGCCGCTGGTCGGCGTGGACGAGACGGCGCCGCTGCGGCCGGACTCGCGGGCCCACTACGCCGCCTCCAAGGCCGCCGCCGAGCAGCTCGTCCGCGAGGCCGCCGAGCCGGAGACCGTCGTGCTGCGGCCCCGGCTCGTCTGGGGCGCGGGGGACACGACGGTGCTGCCCGAGCTGGTGGCCATGGTGCGCGCCGGGCGGTTCGCGTGGATCGAGGGCGGGTTGCACCGGACCGACACCACGCACGTGGACAACGCCGTCGAGGGGCTGCTGCTGGCCGCCTCGCGGGGGCGGCCGGGGCAGGCGTACTTCGTCACCGACGGGCGTCCCACCGTCTTCCGCGACTTCGTCACCGAGCTGCTCGGCACCCGCGGCCTCACCGTGCCGGAACGGTCGCTGCCCCTCTGGGCGGCGACGGCGCTGGCGTCGGCGGGGGAGGCGGTCTGGCGTGGGCTGCGGCTGCGGGGGGTGCCGCCGCTGGACCTGATGAGCGTATGGCTGGCCGGGATGGAGTGCACGATCGACATCGGCAAGGCCGCCGCCGAGCTCGGCTACCGTCCGGTCAGGACCAGGGCGGAGGGGATGGCGGAGTTACGCGCCCAGTACCGCTGA
- a CDS encoding SDR family oxidoreductase, which produces MRVFVTGATGFVGSAVVRELIAAGHEVVGLARGDAAALALRAAGARAHRGSLDDPDSLRGGAAEADGVIHLAFVHDFGNFEAANATDRRAIAALGEALAGSGRPFVVTSGTGLLPPGRVGTEEDEPGTHSPRGAAEEVALSFVPRGVRVSVLRLPLVHGEGDHGFVAAAIGIAREKGVAAYPGDGSNRWAGAHVLDVARLYRLALEQAPAGTRLHAVAEEGVPVRQLAEVMGRHLGVPVAAVPMAEAGGHFGWLGAFITLDLPASSVLTRKLLDWRPEGPGLVADLDAGHYFQL; this is translated from the coding sequence ATGCGTGTTTTCGTCACCGGTGCCACCGGTTTCGTGGGGTCCGCCGTCGTCCGTGAGCTGATCGCGGCCGGGCACGAGGTGGTCGGCCTAGCCCGCGGCGACGCGGCGGCGCTCGCGCTGCGGGCCGCGGGGGCGCGGGCCCACCGGGGCAGCCTGGACGACCCTGACAGCCTGCGCGGCGGGGCGGCCGAGGCCGACGGCGTCATCCACCTGGCGTTCGTCCACGACTTCGGCAACTTCGAGGCCGCCAACGCGACCGACCGGCGGGCCATCGCGGCTCTCGGCGAGGCGCTCGCGGGGTCGGGGCGGCCGTTCGTCGTCACGTCGGGGACCGGCCTGCTGCCGCCCGGCCGCGTCGGGACGGAGGAGGACGAGCCGGGCACGCACTCGCCTCGGGGCGCCGCCGAGGAGGTGGCGCTGTCGTTCGTGCCGCGCGGGGTGCGAGTCTCGGTGCTGCGATTGCCGCTGGTGCACGGCGAGGGTGATCACGGGTTCGTCGCAGCCGCGATCGGGATCGCCAGGGAGAAGGGGGTGGCCGCCTACCCGGGCGACGGCTCGAACCGGTGGGCGGGCGCGCACGTGCTGGACGTGGCGCGGCTCTACCGCCTGGCGCTGGAGCAGGCGCCCGCGGGGACACGGCTGCACGCCGTCGCGGAGGAGGGCGTGCCGGTGCGTCAGCTCGCCGAGGTCATGGGCCGGCACCTCGGGGTGCCGGTGGCCGCCGTCCCGATGGCGGAGGCGGGCGGGCACTTCGGGTGGCTGGGGGCGTTCATCACGCTGGACCTCCCCGCCTCCAGCGTGCTGACGCGCAAGCTGCTGGACTGGCGTCCCGAAGGGCCCGGCCTGGTCGCGGACCTCGACGCGGGCCACTACTTCCAGCTCTGA
- a CDS encoding peptidase C39 family protein, with amino-acid sequence MPALSVVLSALLLFTPMTHTTSATRPAAVPDVVYQRADFSSGTPEGTTAGDGLAFGQAAGTMTYTDALGTKTWEYARWTGPEQAIGFGATELIASWTADVPQGSWIQIEARGRNAEGLTKWYSLGRWSYAEGDILRTSVPGQGDADGSVAVDTLVAAAGKPLSGYQLRLTLYRRPGSAVTPRVRTSGVMSSNVPERKTVPVSPGGGAWGTELAVPRRSQNVHLGHYPEWNGGGEAWCSPTSTTMVLGYWDRWPSEQDTSWVDPADANPEVDYAARHTFDHAYDGTGNWPFNTAYAGRYGVDGFITRLRSLTELELLVKAGVPVITSQSFKKGELPGAGYGTDGHLMAVVGFTATGDVIANDPASSSNAAVRRVYPRADFENVWLRSSSSGGVAYVIHPPEHPLPPTPPGLPANW; translated from the coding sequence ATGCCTGCGCTGTCCGTCGTCCTGTCCGCCCTGCTCCTGTTCACGCCCATGACCCACACCACCTCAGCCACGAGACCGGCGGCCGTCCCCGACGTCGTCTACCAGCGGGCCGACTTCTCCTCCGGCACGCCCGAGGGCACGACGGCCGGCGACGGGCTGGCGTTCGGCCAGGCCGCCGGGACGATGACCTACACCGACGCGCTCGGCACCAAGACCTGGGAGTACGCCCGCTGGACCGGCCCCGAGCAGGCCATCGGGTTCGGGGCCACCGAGCTGATCGCGTCCTGGACGGCGGACGTGCCGCAGGGCAGCTGGATCCAGATCGAGGCGCGCGGCAGGAACGCGGAGGGCCTGACCAAGTGGTACTCCCTGGGCCGCTGGTCCTACGCCGAGGGCGACATCCTGCGCACCTCCGTGCCCGGCCAGGGCGACGCGGACGGGTCGGTGGCCGTGGACACGCTGGTCGCGGCGGCGGGCAAGCCGCTCAGCGGGTACCAGCTCCGCCTGACCCTCTACCGCAGGCCGGGCTCCGCGGTGACGCCGCGCGTGCGCACGTCAGGGGTGATGAGCTCGAACGTGCCCGAACGCAAGACCGTGCCGGTCAGCCCCGGCGGCGGCGCGTGGGGCACGGAGCTGGCCGTGCCGCGCCGCTCCCAGAACGTGCACCTGGGCCACTACCCCGAGTGGAACGGCGGCGGCGAGGCCTGGTGCAGCCCCACCTCGACGACCATGGTGCTGGGCTACTGGGACAGGTGGCCGAGCGAGCAGGACACCTCCTGGGTCGACCCCGCCGACGCGAACCCGGAGGTCGACTACGCGGCCCGCCACACCTTCGACCACGCCTACGACGGCACGGGCAACTGGCCGTTCAACACGGCCTACGCGGGGCGGTACGGCGTGGACGGGTTCATCACCCGGCTGCGCTCGCTGACCGAGCTGGAGCTGCTGGTCAAGGCGGGAGTGCCGGTCATCACCTCGCAGTCGTTCAAGAAGGGTGAGCTGCCCGGCGCCGGTTACGGCACCGACGGGCACCTGATGGCGGTGGTGGGCTTCACCGCGACCGGTGACGTGATCGCCAACGACCCGGCGTCCTCCAGCAACGCAGCCGTGCGGCGCGTCTATCCGCGCGCCGACTTCGAGAACGTGTGGCTGCGCAGCTCCAGCAGCGGCGGCGTGGCCTACGTCATCCACCCGCCGGAGCATCCGCTGCCTCCGACGCCGCCGGGGCTGCCCGCCAACTGGTGA
- a CDS encoding adenylate kinase family protein, which yields MRKYVIMGVQGSGKGTQSALLAEDLDLVHISVGDIFRWHVKHHTKLGAQVRRLVAAGELVGDDLVEDVVRDRLQLHDWNYGFIIDGFPRSRRQAEFFLESYDLDGVIHLDLPDDEVRRRVLARRLCSRCGMDYNLIAHRPEVEGRCDVCGGDLVTREDDTPDALARRLADYHSKIDPVIELFRRKEYVMTIDARADKATVQRTIRTRFNLPPYLPSDARLSG from the coding sequence ATGCGGAAATATGTGATCATGGGGGTGCAGGGCAGCGGCAAGGGCACCCAGAGCGCCCTGCTCGCCGAGGACCTCGACCTGGTGCACATCAGCGTCGGCGACATCTTCCGCTGGCACGTCAAGCACCACACCAAGCTGGGCGCCCAGGTCCGCCGCCTGGTGGCGGCGGGCGAGCTGGTCGGCGACGACCTGGTGGAGGACGTGGTCAGGGACCGCCTCCAGCTCCACGACTGGAACTACGGCTTCATCATCGACGGCTTCCCGCGCAGCCGCCGCCAGGCCGAGTTCTTCCTGGAGAGCTACGACCTCGACGGCGTGATCCACCTCGACCTGCCGGACGACGAGGTCCGCCGCCGCGTCCTGGCCCGCCGGCTGTGCTCGCGCTGCGGCATGGACTACAACCTCATCGCGCACCGCCCCGAGGTGGAGGGGCGGTGCGACGTGTGCGGCGGCGACCTGGTGACCCGCGAGGACGACACCCCGGACGCGCTGGCCCGGCGGCTGGCCGACTACCACAGCAAGATCGATCCGGTGATCGAGCTGTTCAGGCGGAAGGAGTACGTGATGACCATCGACGCGCGGGCCGACAAGGCGACCGTGCAGCGGACCATCCGCACCCGCTTCAACCTGCCGCCGTACCTGCCGTCGGACGCGCGCCTGTCAGGGTAG
- a CDS encoding HNH endonuclease family protein → MISLRRAACLAVLALVFLPITAALTAPPAAAEPRKRTQADSAALARRMLAGLKVARPLSIRGYSRKRFLPAQGQRRSKCSTREKVLARDGRRVRRNAQCHPVKGTWYSPYDGKVLKSVKQVDVDHVVPLSYAWRSGAKRWSAAKRRAFAHDLRRPELITVSHSANIAKGGQGPQSWRPQRRAHWCRYATSWITVKHHYRLFVTRSERTALLNMLRTC, encoded by the coding sequence ATGATCTCCCTGCGGCGAGCGGCGTGCCTCGCCGTGCTCGCCCTCGTGTTCCTCCCGATCACCGCCGCCCTCACCGCGCCACCGGCCGCGGCCGAGCCGCGCAAGCGCACGCAGGCCGACTCCGCGGCACTCGCCCGGCGCATGCTGGCCGGGCTCAAGGTCGCCAGGCCGTTATCGATCCGCGGCTACAGCCGCAAGCGTTTCCTGCCCGCGCAGGGCCAGCGCAGGAGCAAGTGCAGCACACGCGAGAAGGTACTGGCCCGCGACGGCCGCCGGGTGCGCAGGAACGCGCAGTGCCACCCGGTCAAGGGCACCTGGTACAGCCCGTACGACGGCAAGGTGCTCAAGAGCGTGAAGCAGGTGGACGTCGATCACGTGGTCCCGCTGTCGTACGCGTGGCGGTCGGGCGCCAAGCGGTGGAGCGCGGCCAAGCGCCGCGCCTTCGCCCACGACCTCAGGCGCCCCGAGCTGATCACGGTCAGCCACTCGGCCAACATCGCCAAGGGCGGCCAGGGGCCGCAGAGCTGGCGTCCGCAGCGGCGCGCGCACTGGTGCCGGTACGCGACCTCGTGGATCACGGTGAAGCACCACTACCGGCTCTTCGTGACCCGCAGCGAGCGGACGGCCCTGCTCAACATGCTGCGCACCTGCTGA